The Plasmodium cynomolgi strain B DNA, chromosome 5, whole genome shotgun sequence genome segment CCTCGTTGAGGCCCCTCAACAGCGCGTCCACGTTGTGCCCCTCCTTGGacgaaacgaaaaaaatggtttgCCAAACATTTCGATAGACTCTTCGCAAATCGCGATTTTGTAATTCCCTTCTTAGGATCTCCTTTATGTTCCTCCTCACCTCTGCGTGAGTTTGATCAATGGCTAGGTCGCACTTATTCACGCAGATGATAAACTGGGGCAGGGGAGTTACCTCCCCCGTGGTGGATTTTCCCCCTCTAAATTTGCTgcccaaaatggaaaggacaCATTTCAACTCATCTGCGTACTTTCTCACGTTCAGTACGATCAACACACATGCGCTTTTGCGTAGATATttgagtgttttttttacacccatACGTTCGAGTGCCCTATGTGAGGTGTGCTCCTCTGCAGAGGTGTGCTCCTCTGTAGAGGTGGCATCCACAGTGGGGTGGCCCTCCCTACGTAGGAGTTCCTCTTTGAGGACATGCTGACTAACCCCCGCCGAGTCGCAAAAATTGTAAGACCTCCCCCCAACACTCACCCCCTTCTGCACCACGTCAATGGTACTCCCCTGAATCCTTGTCACAATGGAAACGTCACTACGACAAATACGATTCATTAAGGTACTCTTCCCAGAATTGACCTGCCCAAAGAGAAGTACATCAAAGGGGTTACTTAAGTCTTCTACATTTGGTttcatcaatatttttttaatgcttaCAATTGCCTCATTCAAATGCTGCTTCATACATCTATTGATATTCTTTCTCTCCTCATCAAAGGATAGGTGTTCATCTTCTAAATCTATTTTTACTTGTGTGTAGAGAAGAAGCCTTTTCATGTTATTTCGTAAAATCAGGTAGACATTCCTTGCCTGTCCATTTAAGTAATTTaatgcaacttttttttgttccttatttttacacCAAAGTAACTCCTTTAATCCTTCCACCTGGAGTAAATTCATTCTCTCATTTTGGAAGGATCTCCTTGTGAATTCCCCTTTCTGACTCATccttattttgttaaaaaatatatcatttctTGGggttaataatttattccaAATTTCTTCTGAACATGTGCAGGtgaaattttccattttatcattttggctgtaaaatttttccttttcagaTTTCAATAAGTTACTAAAAAGGGcgttcaatttttcgatTTCTTCCATAATTTCATTCACAATTAGAGGAGATCCATGACAATAAATTTCAACCACGTCTTCTCCTGTGTACGATTTGggacttttaaaaaaggtgtaaatGACCTGATCGATCGGTTCGTGGCAGTTGTTGTATATCTCTCCGTAGTAGACCTTCCTTTCTTCTAGCTGTTTCTTTAGCTTTATTACTTCGTCTAGGCTGtactgtgttttttttttcttcctcgcGCGGCTCTCCGGGGGGGGTGCTTCCTCCGGGGGGCGCTCCCCATTTGCCTCGCCAGCTCTATGACTGTTTCTCTTGCCGCCTATCTGACTGCTCCCCCCGCCGCCTTTCTGACTGCCCCCCTCGCCGCCTATCTGACTGCTCCCCTCGCCGCCTCTCtgacttccccccccatgcAACAGCACCTCCAGCACGATCCTGCTCAGGGGGCCCGACATGCGCACCACCGCTATCGCGCTCACGTCCCTGCCCGAGCTCAGCGCGTATATCGTGTCCCCCTCGCTCAGCATCCTCGCAAGGTACTCCTCCCGCAGGGCGGTATTAGCGGTATTAGCGGTATTAGCGGCGTTAGCGGCGTTGGCTGTGTTGGCGGCATTAGCGGCGTTGGCAACCTTGGCAACCTTGGCAGCCGTGGCGGGAAGCGCGTCAACAGTGTCACCGCCCCCGGGGACAAGAGCCCCCCCCCTCGAGTCATTCACAGCGAAGCTTCCTCCCCTCCTGTTCCCATAGCTCCCCCACCTCGctttcctccccccaagAAAACCATTCCTTTGGCAAAAGAAATCACCCCTGGGGATGAAGCAAACGAgggcttcttctcctctaCGGTTACTTCGTTTAACACTCTTACAGGGGCTAACAAGGTGAGTCGCAAAAATGAACCCTATCAGTGTGGACAGAGTTACATGCATGGGGATTGGGCACCCACATACAGGGGGGTTGGAGTGAATCAAATATTGCGTGGCGATGCCGACATGTGGAGTGCCACTCGTCTGTTCTGGCAGGAAGATAGCCTGACCCAACGAGCACACCACCTTCACGTGTGTAGTCACTCATGCACTGCTTCGTCAAAAGGCTCTCTCCCTTTTACCTGCGCAGAGGTGGTTAAAATGCGCCTTCccccaaataaaaaaaaaaaaaaaaaaatatgaccgTTCAGGTGAAAGCTATTCCAAATGGCGACAAAAataagagtaaaaaaaaaaaaaggcctatGGAGTTGTCACGTCGCCTCCCATTTATCACTGCTGAGGGGTGGTGCCACGTGACGGTGCAGGCGGGTATGGTCACCGAGTGACTTCCCACCCGACTGAGCTGCATTGTGTACTGCGCCACCGCACCACCGCTAACTTCTCACCGCTTGCTGCTCACAGCCTACTGCTCACCGCCAACTTCTCACCGCTAACTGCTCACTCCAAGTCGAGGAGGAAAACGAAGCTGGCCCCCGCCCCCTCCGTTTGGACGTTGAGGTAGTCACGCTCCTTCAACTCGCCCCTATCCACGAGCTGCGCGAAGGTAGCGCGGAGCCTCTGTTCGTAGTCCCTCCCCACAAACCACCTTGCCTccatgaacaaaatggaggactCGGTGGAAATGCTGATTCGTTCGAGCCCGTACTTCCTCCTAAGGTATTCAACAAACTGACTAAATGTATCGCTTCGCTTAAAAACGACACGGATCCGTTTTCTGCTGCATATGATGCAGTGTTGGTTCTTATATATCCTGTAATGGAGTAGGTAGAACCCGTTTTCCCCAACGTAGAGGATGTCGCTGTAATCGTGTGTACGACGGGACACCTCGTGTAGATTTCCTTTACGCATTTGCGAAGCAACGGTGTGCATTTCAGATAGCATAAATGAAGATATCACCATTAATGTACTGATTGTAGTTGGGATTGTGTTTTGAACTACCTGTCTCGTTACGTGATAGTCCTCGTGGTCGATTTGAAATTGGCTAGCTCTCCTTTTGGCTTGTTCGTGAATCCACAACACGTGGCTTTTATCGTTCACGTTGAGTTTTTCTCTCCTGATTTGCTCAAATGCTACATGCATGGCGTGCAGGACGCAGTGGGTGAAGTTTGTTGGCCTTCCCGCGATGGAGCACACGGGCACGGCGTCGGCCTCCGCGTTGGCTTCCGCTCCGGCTTCTGCTTCGGCTTCCGCATCGGCTTCTACTTCGGCCTCCGCGTTGGCTTCTGCTTCCGCTCCGGCATCAtcaccgcttctcccccacaGCTGCTCACCCCCCGTGGCGTAATTCCCCACGGTGCACTGCACGCAGGCGAAGTGGCTGCGCCGGTCCACAATCTTTACACTTCCCCGAAGACCCTCCACTCCCCCATCGATGTAAATGACGTCCTTCCGCAAAGTGAAGACCAAATTATTCAGGTACATCCTACTGCTTATGTTGTCCAGGCAACCCATTACAAAATCGAAATTCTCAAAAAAATCGGTATCGAAAGACTCCACCTTCTGCACAAAGGAAGTGATACAGATGTAGGGATACCTTTCTTTTACTTTCTCCTCAATCACCACtgctttgcttcttccaatGTCAtcatatgtgaaaaaaaattgcctactCAAATTGCTCACTTCCACTGTGTCGTGATCCACaatagttatattttttacattctgACATATCAGATTTTTTACCACTTCATTCCCCAGTCCTCCGCAGCCCACCACCAGCACTTTGGTTGCTTCCATACCTGTGTGTGTAGCTTACGCAGTTTACCAGCAGCACTTTGGTTGCTTCCATACCAGTGTGTAGCTTCTTCAGCTTACCACCAACACTTTGGATGCTTCCATACCTGTGTGACCTCCGCCTCGGTTGActtgtcccccttttttttttttgcttcctcccaACATATGTGCTTTTTATGTGTGGGTATACCCCTCAATATGGgtaaaattgcataaaatggtcactttttttttttttttttggaggtgGTAGGGGAACTATCAGGACTCCTCTTCACGGTAGGCTGAAGGAGCGCTTCGCTTCAGCTTTGAttcttccctcctttttgggACGAATAAAAAGTGTGCATCTTACCCCCTTGCGTATTGCTCCTTTTGTAACGTTTAGGCAATTGGTGGTGGAAGTACGGCGTGGCAATTGGTGGCAGTGGTGGGGGCTGCTGATCCGAGGTCATCACACATATGAGGCCTACAGAACCGTCCGTCCGTGCGTTGCGGTCGTACTGGTGTGGATAACCGTGTGCACCGCTATATGCTTATGAACGACCCTGATGTGTCATATCAAAGGTGGGGAGGCCATCCAGGGGATGCGAAGTGGGGAGTTCTTTTTTTGGCGACTTTGCTACGACGGGGCGACTTTCACTGCACCCACTGCCTCGTGAAGGGGCTGCCCATTTGAGTGACCCTATTATGCTGCATGCCCTGCTGAGATACGCCCCACATTCCTCACTCCAGCTATTGCAACGTGTATGATTGTACACAGAATGATGGAAGCTCGTGGCCTGCGCTTCCCTACCATCGTAGTGGTCAGAAAAAAGGTGTCCCCAGATGGAGAGTTAAACATGTGCTAATCGTagagaagcaattttttttttttttttttccatttatggGTTTGCCCCGATGGCTTGCCAATGTACTGCCTTGCGTTTCTTCCCCAGCTCAGTTGTGACAGTGTGTCCCCCATGTGCAGGCTGAACGAGAAGAAGCTACTTCAAGCTGCTTCAAGCTGCCTCAAACTGCTTCAAGCTACTTCAAGCTACTTCAAGCCACTTCAAGCTACTTCAAGCCACTTCAAGCTACTTCAAG includes the following:
- a CDS encoding ubiquitin-activating enzyme E1C (putative) codes for the protein MEATKVLVVGCGGLGNEVVKNLICQNVKNITIVDHDTVEVSNLSRQFFFTYDDIGRSKAVVIEEKKVESFDTDFFENFDFVMGCLDNISSRMYLNNLVFTLRKDVIYIDGGVEGLRGSVKIVDRRSHFACVQCTVGNYATGGEQLWGRSGDDAGAEAEANAEAEVEADAEAEAEAGAEANAEADAVPVCSIAGRPTNFTHCVLHAMHVAFEQIRREKLNVNDKSHVLWIHEQAKRRASQFQIDHEDYHVTRQVVQNTIPTTISTLMVISSFMLSEMHTVASQMRKGNLHEVSRRTHDYSDILYVGENGFYLLHYRIYKNQHCIICSRKRIRVVFKRSDTFSQFVEYLRRKYGLERISISTESSILFMEARWFVGRDYEQRLRATFAQLVDRGELKERDYLNVQTEGAGASFVFLLDLE
- a CDS encoding GTPase (putative), which encodes MLSEGDTIYALSSGRDVSAIAVVRMSGPLSRIVLEVLLHGGGSQRGGEGSSQIGGEGGSQKGGGGSSQIGGKRNSHRAGEANGERPPEEAPPPESRARKKKKTQYSLDEVIKLKKQLEERKVYYGEIYNNCHEPIDQVIYTFFKSPKSYTGEDVVEIYCHGSPLIVNEIMEEIEKLNALFSNLLKSEKEKFYSQNDKMENFTCTCSEEIWNKLLTPRNDIFFNKIRMSQKGEFTRRSFQNERMNLLQVEGLKELLWCKNKEQKKVALNYLNGQARNVYLILRNNMKRLLLYTQVKIDLEDEHLSFDEERKNINRCMKQHLNEAIVSIKKILMKPNVEDLSNPFD